agacacagagtaaaggattaccagcctacaatccacactgccagagaagctagtaaacaaggaggaccctaagagagacatacacggtcccctggagaaggggaaagggtcaagatcccctgagcaaattgagagcatgggaagagggggaagggagctacaagaatgagaagggaagaagaggaaggatgcagaggtcatgagggagcagataggttgagtcaggggaaaaatagaaaaaaggatatgtgataggtagggttttagttgggggagtggtgaggaaggttgggagggagaaaggaactgggattgtcatgtaaaacaatcttgtttctaattcaaataaaaaaaatgatttaaaaaaaagagtctgCTAAATGTAACAAATAATAGCCAAAGCAGTTATATTCAAATACAGCTTTAATGGCATAGTTTTACCATGCaaaaggcatttttctttttttctttttttctttttcctttggtttttcgagacagggtttctctgtgtagctttggaggctgtcctggcactcaatctgtagaccagtctggcctcgaactcacagagatccgccttcctctgcctcccgagtgctgggattaaaggcgtgttccaccaacgcccagactggcatttttctttatcatttgattttttttataaaagtcaCTTTTGttccaaaaaaagacaaaacaaaagaacaacaacaaaaatcaacaacaacaacaaaagatttctGCAAGGAACAATAAGCACTCTTAAACTATAAGAGAAACCATTGCCTATGTGTGTCAGGATTTGGGACAGTGTGCACTCCAGGTCAGCACCAGGCTTTCTGCTAAGAAACTGTAAGGAGAGGATTTGAGAGAGTCACACTAAGTGTCACTGATGGAGGAAAAACAGCAGTGGAGACATGAGTATCTTGATGATTTTAACACTGAAGATGTGATGTAGtcctgggaaagaaagggaaggacagaTGGTAGGTTACATGAGATTGTTGGAAGGAAACActtcctttctgctcttcagtAAAAGGAAATAACAACCCTGCGTCTGAAATTTGTCATTTGGAATGAAATATAGTAGAGGTCTTGAAAGTATGACCTATACTCCTTTTAACATGTCATTAAACTTCCTTCtgtatttctcttctttgttctaTTCCCTTATCACTGAGATACTTCCTTGATTTCTACAGAGTTCATGATGATTTTCCTTTCCGGTCCTTTTTTTCCTCATCCCAATTATACAGGTACCTGAGAAGTGTCAGGAGTCAGGACAGACCCTGGATCACAGCAACAATGGCCTCATCAGTCCTGATGAAGATCAAGGAGGAGGTGACCTGTCCTATCTGCCTGGAGCTCCTGAGGGAACCTGTGATTGCAGATTGTGACCACAGCTTCTGCCGAGACTGCATCACACTGAACTATGAGTCTAGTAAAGGCAAAGAAGAGGAGGGCATCTGCCCTGTGTGCCAAGTTACTTACCTGTTTGGGCATCTGAGACCTAATCAACATGTGGCCAACATAGTGGAGAGAATAacagagttcaagtccagcccagAGGAGGAACAGAAGGTCAATGTCTGTGCAcaacatggagagaaactccagCTCTTCTGTGAGAAGGACATGGTGGCCATCTGCTGGCTTTGTGAGAGATCCCAGAATCACCGTGGTCACCAAACAGCTCTCATTGAAGAGGTGGCCCATAAGTACAAGGTAAGAAGTAGGAGGGTGTGGGACacagagcagaagacagaaaCAGTAGGGAAATCTCCAGTTGATGTGACAAGTCAATTACCTGGACATCACACCCTCCAGGCTTGTTTGATCATTCCATCCTTTCTTACCTTTAGAGTCTTAAAAAGACATGATGATTTATTCCACTTAATTGTATGAGAGTCTACCTGGACTACAAAAAAATTATCGTGGAACTGTTCTTGTGAAGTTGAGTGGATGACAAAGAAAAGCCAAGAGCAGAAGAACTGCAAATTCTTCTATATTTATcttcttttaatgtttatatCAGATACACTCATACTCCCTAAAATCCAGTCCAGTGATCATCAACAATGGGTTAGTAAATGAATGAAGAGCAGCAATGAAGGGAATGTGCATGTGGCCAGTGTGGTGTGGCACGGCTCAAACCCACAACTCTGACAGCTAGTGTGGTTGAAAGTATCTGGGTCTacatgtgaattccaggccacccaggactacatagtaTGACCCAGTTtcgaagaagagagagagagagagagagagagagagagagagagagagagagggagggagggaggaaggaagaaaagaaacaaagaaagaaggaaggaaggaaggaaggaaggaaggaaggaaggagaaagaaagaaagaaagaaagaaagaaagaaagaaagaaagaaagaaagaaagaaagaaagaaaggaaggaaggaaggaaggaaggaaggaaggaagaaggaaaagaaagagaatatggATGTGTCAATTGTGGAGCATGTGACATATGTATGTACTTATACAAAAGACCAGAAAAGATAACCAAATTATCACAGTTTTCTAATGCCAGAATCAATGGAACAGGATTGAACTAAGTGGGGTGAGTGACTAAGAGAGATTTCTGTGTCACTGTTTGTatgggcattgtgtgtgtgtaaaaacaagAAATGATTGAGGTAGAGACTGAAGATATACATACTTTATGTGCATAAATCAAGGcacaagttttaaaaagagaacagtCTTAGATTTCCTGTCTTTCCACAGGATTTTTTGGAATTTGGTTAGAAGCAGCAGTCCTACTAAGCACATAGCATGATTCTGCTACAATTCCTCTCCCACAGGAGAAGCTACAAACAGCTCTGCACTTGCAGATGGCAAATGAGAAAACATGTGATGAATGGGAAAAGTATCTTCAAAAGGAGAGAACTTACTGGGAGGCAAGTGGGGAACCTTCCTAAGGACCTGATGCCTGGGAGGGATCCGGGCAAGAAGCTCCCTGGCTCTTCATTCCCTGGTAATTGATGAGGTCAGGGGGCCTTGATTAGTCCTCTCTACCTGTTCCCTTTTTGGAGCTGGGACTGCACAGTGAGTGCATCACAACTGAGCCTGGCTATGTGAGGAGCTGACACCAGGGAGGAACCTGGTGAGAATGGGCACTGAGTCCTGGGTCTCACTCCTGTGGTATATTCTAGAATTATAAATGTTGGGAAGATGCTTGGGAACAGTCACAGATCTATTGTTGGGGTTAGCTTATCTGAGGGTTCAGAGGTAGCATGAGGAGTATTACAGGCAGGAATAGAGTCTGGGACAGCTGTGTGAACACCGAAAGACACCCAGGCATTCCACTTTAGCTCAGGTGGCCTTGGTAAAGGTGACTTAAGATCTTTGTTTTCGAATGTCATGAACAGACTCTGAAGGAGACACATGCTTCCCTAAGACTCTTCCCTTCCCAACCTCAGTTCCCTGTGAAGTCCCCATCACAACAGTGTTTTTCTGTCCTCCAGTCCTATCAGGACAGTCTGAattcctctcccctttcttttccctcaAGAACCAAATACACAGTGAGGAAGAAAATGTTCAGATGGCATTTGAAGGACTGTGGGAATTCCTGGACTCCAAGAAGAAGAGTGAGCTGCAGAAGCtgatgaaggagaaggaagacGTTATGAACAGCCTGGCAGAGTCTCAAAATgagctggagaagcagagagaggcagtgaGAGACCTCATCTCAGATATGCAGCATCACTTGCACTTCCCAACCATAGAAATGCTGCAGGTAAGACTGCAGGAAATCCCAGCATCTGAGAGTCAGGAGACCTGGAAGCCATTTCCCTCCCTCTGTGCTGCAGTGATCTTCCTGTTGATGGCAGTAGAGCTCACTGTGCCCTCCCTGAACTCTTTCCTGAGCCAGTTTCAGAGGCTGGGAAACTGCATGGCAGGGGGAAATTGCATTTTTCAGCTTATCAAGTACAGTACAGATGCAGAAACTGGTAGAGAAGATGTGTTGCATCACCGGTAGTTACCTCCCTGCTGTAATActgagcatgtgtgaggcctgtTTTCAGCTGTCTTTATCACTTCACCTGAATGTGAAATTAGTAGAGATTGTTTCTCCCCTGGGATGTTTGGAGACATTCACCCCCACAGCCTCCTATTCCAGTGGTGTGGTCAGTGGGAGGGGAGTTACCACCTAAAATCTCAGAAGGTTATCTCAGACTCTGTCTTTGAGGTGCTAAGATGGATTGTGTCTTCTTTATCCTTACAGGTATAAAGtttgtattgtgttttatttctataaaatttaaataatattaatgaaAGTCATATTCTGCTGATGAAAATCTCTGTGGGAATTTGGTTCTTTCTTCTCAGTTGTCAATCTTATAATCCTTGATAGTTCTAGGAACTTCTCATTTTGCATTAATTTATTGGTTTCCACTTTGTTGATTTAATTATTAATGAGAGCATTGATTCATCACCTATATTAGAAAGAATTATAGATACAGGCTAAACTAAGCTAGTTCACATAGATACTAACTACAGATACCATACTCTACAAGCCTGAAATTATATCTCATGACCAAAGAATCTGcccatctttctctgcctccagcccTGATGCCACACATTCTAATCTTTATTTTGTGATATCAAATTTTTTGTTCTTGACACATGTTTAAATAGTAACACTTAGTGTTGTCTTTTCCTGTGCCCAGCTGGAATAGTGTAACATAAATTCTCTAACTTCAGTCAAGGTACCACAAACGACAATAATTCTTGCTTTAAATGCCTAATATCTTAACATATATGCTTATAATAGCATTATATCCATTCCTCTTTTGATTAGTTCTCCAGTTGACTCTATTTTTTCTACTATGATAATGACTCAGTGGACATGATCATACAGATATCTCTATGAGCACAAGCTTGACCATCAGAATTCACCTATAACTTGAATAATTAGTTCGCCCCAGAATTCTTTTTACTATGGAAGCTCCTGTTGTTgatttatgttatattttaaaaagccatgtatAGCCAAGTATCTACTGCCTGTATTCCTAGGACTTGAGAGTTTCTcatacacagaaatgaaaacataagatGCACAAACAATGAAAGTGAAACATAATGTCCCCAACCTACAACCAGATATGCTGTCTCACTCCTTTCATTCCAGAACTTGGGATTGAAAAGCAAATGAAGGCACATGGGATCGAGCCCAGCTcttgtctatatagtgagttccagaccaacagGATTACATAGTGAAACTCCCAAATGACCAAGGTGGAGAGTGTAAAAGACTACAGAATGCCCAGGCTTAAATTGAATTTATCTACACCACCTCTAATTTAAAGGACCAGGGATCATGCAAATGAAGGGGCAGGAGGAGTGTAGGAGCCAGGTGATGAAGGTCTACAAGGacaacagtgtcttctggacacagctTAGCAGCAGCACCTATGAACTAAGATTAGTTGTGAAACCAAACCCAAGAACTGTGAAAGCCTAAACCACACCATATTCCACTATTGAAAGAGTGCTTCCTTAGGAAGAACAACCACCCCTAAGGAGCTCCTGGTAATTATTAGCTGTTAGGAGAAAGGTCACATTTCTTGAGAGTGTAACTTTATTTAAATCTACCAATATCCTGTGGAATCCAAACATGAGAGAACATTTGTATAGTGTTAGGTAACAAACCCAGGACAAACGGCTAACTGAGGTGCCTACTTAAAATAAACAAGTGGATCTGGTGGGTCAATCGTATATTTAACCCTTATAAAATAGCCAAGTTAATATtggaaagcaaaaaaaagaatatttactaATGTGGCCACATTTGGAAGATGaggaaagagatttaaaaaacCCCTCTGTCCATCTCCAGTTTTCCTAAGAGAGATCAAAGTTTAAATATAGATtggaatatatgcatatatgagtaGTCCAGATCAAGGTGTGGTTCTGTCCATCATTCTCCCATTGTTGTCTGGGATACAGACTTGTACTTTAAGGAGGTTTGGCAAGTAATTAAAACTGCTTGAAATCTTTTTAGGAGGCCATCTCTCCCTCAGCCTAGAGTTGTTTTCCATTTCCCAGTGTCAGATTACTGGAGAAATTCCCACTTGAGATGGAGTCTTTGTTTCAACAATTTGCCAAATTAAGAGacacacattcctttttttttccattgacttCTTTTCCTGCAAGGCAAATTAcagcagagagaacagaaagagagaaaggtatATGGTTAGTTGTTTTTAAGTATTAGGCAATCTAAACTTTTGGACCTTGTGGCTTCTTCATTACTAATATATTAAATTGTGTTTAAACGTCTAAAATACTTTAGAAATCATCTCAacagatggtggtggctcacatctttaagcccaccactcaggaggcagagttaggcagttccctgtgagttccagactggcCTATTCTACAAAActggctccaaaactacacatagaaaccctgccttgaaaagccacagaagaaagaaaaggaggaggaggaggaggaggaggaggaggaggaggaggaggaggaggaggaggaaggaagaaaggaaagaaggaaggaaggaaggaaggaaggaaagaaagaaagaaagaaagaaagaaagaaagaaagaaagaaatcaggttCTCAGACATGTTAGTTGTAAATAAGGTAATAAAAAGCTAACATGGACCAAGTGAAAAGGCATGTGTTTAATTGTACACACAGCAAAAACTATGGAAGCTTTCAAACTACTGTTTATTCATCTTTGGTCTCCAAAATCTTGCAGTATGAGACAGAAAATAGTCTTATTAGTTTACATCTAAGTCAAGTAAAGAGCCATGCATCACATTTTTATAAACTCTTGGAGACCAGGGGTAGGGTGAGGATGGGGGCATGACTGGCTTGCTTCTCTTTTGACTTTGTCTCTGCAGCTAGTGAGAGTGTGACCAGGATGTGCAAGAACATGCAGAACATGTTTTAACTGTGTTTTTTCCCTCCTCCCTAGGGTGTGAATTCTGTCCTAACAAGGTATGTGTGGGCTGACAGGGAATATTAGCCCTATTGTGTGGTGAGAATGATTTAGTGTCCAACTAGAAGAAAAGTGTCATGGGTTTGGgggatttagaaaaaaatgttattctgAAGTTTAATGAGCAGTTTTTTAGCTACCttatcttgatttctttttaaactcagTAATTCATCATTTTATACGAGTTCTAGGAAGAGAGTGGGGGAGCAAGTTTTTGATTGTAAATTGAGGAGGTCTGCTCCTGAGTAGTAGGGTTTTCCCAACATCACACAGCAAGTAAGTAGGGTGGGGGGGTAGTATGTCTGTCATATCTACAGAGTTAGTTGCCTACCTGCTATTTTTCTTCTTGGATTCCTcaagagagctccaggacatctaTAGTTAGAATGAAAGGTCAGTAGTGGTTAAGGTTACACTGTCTGAAGTATGGAGGTCAATCTTTTGTCCCTAGGATTCAGACCTTAAGAGTGAAACTACCCAAAATAATCCcaagaaaacagagaagcatCTTCCGAGCTCCAGATGTGAAAGGCATGCTGCAAGTATATCAAGGTGACAATAGCTACATACTGTGGCTGGGGCTACACTGTCTGGGAAGAGAGTGATGTTTCTGCACATGGGTAGAGGACTCAGAAGAGCAGATAGTGTGTCCCAGTGATGTCATtatattaaatggaaaatcaTCCATCCCATCCTATATCACAATTTACAATCTTTCCTCTAATCTGCAGAAAAGATTGACTTTAATATTTTTAGTCCTTTGCTTGCATTTAATGCTGTGAATTTTCATGATTTCAGGCCTTATGGATGCCCAGCGCTACTGGGGTAAGAAGAAATCACACCACTATATGCCACTCTCTTCTTTATGCCTTTCAGAGTTTATATCTCCACTAAGCCTGATGTTTTCTGTTACTTTTGCCAATATACACAGCAATCTAACTCTTCTTGATTTTAAACACGGCTCCTCCAACTTCCTTCTCACTTGCTCCTTAGGCTTCTGTTCCTTACATCACAAACAAGACTGTATCTTGCCTCTCATGTAAGTCTTAAATTCTATGTCTTCTTTTTCTGCAGTTCATGTGACCCTGCGTCAAGTGCACAATAAAAATGTTGACATCAACATGgaaaaaagacaaatacaatgTCAATACAGTTGTAGAAGAAATTTGCAAGATTATGAGACCTATGATTTAGGTGTCCTTGGAATTCCAGCTATGCAGTCAGGGAAACATTACTGGGAAGTAGATGTGTCTAGAAGTGATGCCTGGCTCCTAGGATTAAATGATGGAAGATGTGCTCAACCCCAACTTCATTCAAAGAATCAAAAGGGCATCATGCATAGTTCTCATGATGAACAACATGTAAATTTTCAACCTAAATATGGCTACTGGGTTATAGGTAAGAAGAATAAGTCTATATATAATGCCTTTGTAGAGTGTTCTGTCACCCACAACGCCAGTGTCTTGGTCCTCTCTCTGACTCGTCCTCCCAGTCGTGTTGGAGTTTTCCTGGACAGAGAAGCTTGCACTCTCTCATTTTATGATGTTTCCAACCATGGAGCTCTCATCTATAAATTCTATGAACCTTCCTTCCCTCATACAGTTTATCCATATTTTAATCCTATGGAATCATTACAGCCAATGACAGTCTGTAGGCCGCCATCCTAAACCCTCACCTGTATCTGCACAGTACCTCCATGTCTGGTATATTTCATATGCCTGAGCTCTGTgggattttaactttttttctataTTTGGTTGCAGGAAATCATAGAGTTTCCTTGGCCTTGCCACTTTGAGAAGTGTGTGCCACTGGTTTCTCAGGTTAGATTCCATGTGTCCTAGGGTACAATGTGACATCCAGGTCTTGAGAGACCAATGCACTCCCTCAGGCAGTGAAATATTAAGGCCATTTTATGTTTCTTTGCAGATTCCCTTAGTAGTCAAGGAAGTATAGCAGGACAAttggtcttagacattaatcttgtgtacCCTGTATGACTTTCAACCTTCATTGTTTTCTGGCAACTACAAATGTATTGATCCTGAAAATTACCATTAGGTTCTGTTTCTGATAAACGCATAAAAAGTCTGATTGTGCTCAATAAAATTGTCACAGCTTAAGTCTTAATGTGACCCCTC
The DNA window shown above is from Cricetulus griseus strain 17A/GY chromosome 3, alternate assembly CriGri-PICRH-1.0, whole genome shotgun sequence and carries:
- the LOC100772719 gene encoding tripartite motif-containing protein 30A isoform X4 → MASSVLMKIKEEVTCPICLELLREPVIADCDHSFCRDCITLNYESSKGKEEEGICPVCQVTYLFGHLRPNQHVANIVERITEFKSSPEEEQKVNVCAQHGEKLQLFCEKDMVAICWLCERSQNHRGHQTALIEEVAHKYKEKLQTALHLQMANEKTCDEWEKYLQKERTYWENQIHSEEENVQMAFEGLWEFLDSKKKSELQKLMKEKEDVMNSLAESQNELEKQREAVRDLISDMQHHLHFPTIEMLQGVNSVLTRPYGCPALLGSCDPASSAQ
- the LOC100772719 gene encoding tripartite motif-containing protein 30A isoform X3; this encodes MASSVLMKIKEEVTCPICLELLREPVIADCDHSFCRDCITLNYESSKGKEEEGICPVCQVTYLFGHLRPNQHVANIVERITEFKSSPEEEQKVNVCAQHGEKLQLFCEKDMVAICWLCERSQNHRGHQTALIEEVAHKYKEKLQTALHLQMANEKTCDEWEKYLQKERTYWENQIHSEEENVQMAFEGLWEFLDSKKKSELQKLMKEKEDVMNSLAESQNELEKQREAVRDLISDMQHHLHFPTIEMLQGVNSVLTRIQTLRVKLPKIIPRKQRSIFRAPDVKGMLQVYQGLMDAQRYWVHVTLRQVHNKNVDINMEKRQIQCQYSCRRNLQDYETYDLGVLGIPAMQSGKHYWEVDVSRSDAWLLGLNDGRCAQPQLHSKNQKGIMHSSHDEQHVNFQPKYGYWVIGKKNKSIYNAFVECSVTHNASVLVLSLTRPPSRVGVFLDREACTLSFYDVSNHGALIYKFYEPSFPHTVYPYFNPMESLQPMTVCRPPS